CGCTGGCCAGCGCGGGTAGAAACGTCTGGGCAAAAGTCAGCGCCGCTGGTGCCAGCGCAGTAACGAGCTCACGTGCACCACTAACGAGTCCAAGGAACCCGTCAATGATGCCCGCATCGGAAAGGTGAGACTTGATATCAGAGAGAAGGCCGGGCAAGCGATCGAACCCGGAAGAGATTGCGCTGGCCACTCCAAGCATAGTCGGAGTGAGTTTGTCAACGAGAGGAACAACCTCAGAGGCCAAACCATTGACCACCGTGTTCTTGATGGTCGACCAGGCACCCGAGAAAGTATTTCCTACATTCTCCGCACCCTCAATGAGAGCCGGAAACCAAGTACCGTGCTCACCGTCAAGAGCCTGGAGAACTTCCTCCAGTCCGATCGCACCGTCCGACGCCATCTTCTGAGCCTCGGGAATGTCAACGCCGAGTACATCAGAAAGGGCATCATAAATCGGAATTCCGGCATCGGAAATTTGATTCAAAGTGTCCATCTGGAATGCACCCGCGTTCACGCCGCTCGTCATGGCGGCGAACGCGCGCGACATTCCTTCGGCGCCAGTCCCCGATGCAGTGGTAGCCGCTTCAAGGTTCTCGAGAATTTCAACAGCGGCCTTACCCTGGACACCCATGTAGGCCAGGGAGGTCGCGCCCTCGCGCATGACGGAAAGGTCAAGGTGCGCGAACCGCACATCCATTTCCGCCATGAGGTCATTGACCTCTTTCGCGCCGCCCCCAGCCGCTCCGTAGAGCGCGAGCAGGGACGCCTCGGTGGTCTGCGCCGAACTCGCCACGCGGGCGACATCAACCGCCAGAGCACCGAATCCCAACGCGGCGATGGCAGCCGCTCCCACCGCGCCCATCCGGGTCAGCGCACCGCCCAGCCCGGTGACTTCCGAGCGGGCATCGCGTACCCACCCCGAGACCGAAGCGCCCAGGCCACGTACCCCGTCGCTGACGGCCCGTGCTCCGCGGGCAGCCCCCTGGAACACGCCGCTCGCGGTGTTGCCCAGCCGGTACATGCGCGTGCCGGACTCCGACGCCGAGACCCCGACCCCGTGCAGGCCAGCCGAGAGCAGCCGTGAACCGTCGCGGGCCATGGTCACCGCGACCTGCGCGGCCAGGCCCATGGAGTTCAGAGCCCCGGCCGCACCGGTGGTCTCCAGGTAGGTGCCGCGCAGGCCAGCCGACAGCCCTCGGACCGCCCGATCGACCGGACGGATCGAGGACGCGGCACGGGCGATCTGCTGACCGGTGCGGTTGAGCGCGGTGCCGACTCCGCCCAGGGCCCCGGAGAACCCACGGGAAACCGCGCGCCCCATATCCCGGCCACCCTGGGTTCCCGCCTCAGTCAGCCCACGGCGCACCTGGCGGCCAACACTGCGGTGGAAGTCCGAGAAGCTGGGCACGACCTGTACGAACCCGGTGCCGACCTGTTCCATGGTCACCGCCTCTCAGGAGGGTGGGCCGCTGGTGCGGCGGCGCTCGGCCAGGGTCCGGCGGCGCTCCGCGATACGGGCGAGCAGGTCGCTGTGCCGGTGCACGGAGGCGCGCTTGCGGGCTCGGTCGAACGCGGTGTTCGGGCGGGGAGCCGGAGGGATCCTCGGTGGGGTCTGTCCCGCGGCTGCGATGATCGCGGCGAGTACTTCACCGAGGCGATCGAGGACGGCGTCGAGCCGTCGCGCCTCCGGGGTCAAGTCGGTGACGGGTGGGGGAGCTTGGGCGGGGAGGTCGCCCTGGGCCACGACTTGGTCGGCGAGGTCGTCGTCCTCGGCCTGTTCCGCCGCGAGCCGGGAGTGAGCGGGGAGTCCGTCGATGTACTCCAATAGCTCCAGGGGCCCGATCTGGTCGCGGTAGAAGTCGGCGAGCACCACGCCGTAGTGGTCAGCCAGATCGCACCGAATCGCCTCGTGGTAGCGCTCCAGAAGCGCTACGAGGCGTCGGATTCCCCCTGATCACCCAGGTTGAAGTGGGCCTGAATGTCCTTGATGAGTGGGTTCAGGACGCCCGAGGGAGCCTCGCCGATGGCCTCGATGAACTCCTCGAAGACCTCGTCGCCGACGAGAATCTTCAAGCTTGCCTCCACATCGGAGGTATCGAGCTTGGCCGCGTCGAAGATGCGATCGACGGTGGGAGCTTCGATGCTCAGGACGGTCTCGTCATCCAGGCGGAGGGGGAACGGTTCGCGCTTGGCCTCACGGATGTAGGAACGCAGGTCATAGGTGCGCGGGGCGGGCTTACCGGTGCGCTTCTTCTTCGGCAACTACTGGCCCTTCCGGTTGGGGGTGAGGGAGGTGGTGGTGAGGGAGACGGGCACGCGGGGCCGCCACCCGTCGGCGGCAAGGCGGACACGCTCGGCGGGAGTACGGGCAAGGCGGGTCTGGCCCTCGCGCTGGGGGTGCCACATCCGGAGCGGCTGGAACTCCTCGGCCATCAGTTCTCACCTCCGAGGGTGAGCGCGATCTCGGACGGGGACACCGACAGCGCCTCGGACTCCGGGGAGGTTTCGGAGACGGTGACTTCGGCGCTGCCGCTCAGGCCGGAGTGGGTGGCGGTGATCTGGCACTCGCCCGCTCCGACCGCGACGACCAGACCCGAGGCGTTGACCTCGGCCACGTCCTCGTCAGAGCTGGCCCAGACGGCGTCCTCGGTGACGTCCTCGGTGCTGTCGTCGCTGTACCGCAGGGCGGCACTGCACTGCTGGGTAGGCAATTCACTTCCCTAAGAACTCGAATGGTTTGCATGGGTGGCGCCAAGCTCTATGTGTGGAGCTGGATTTTGGGAGGCGTCACCCTTAGAGAGAAGGGGACTCACCGTCCCTGGGAATCCCCATCTTCTCCAGCAAGGCAGCCCATCCGGGGCCGCCGAAGAACCAGCGTTCACTGAAGCCCAAAGAACTGTCCGTGAAACCCGTCAAGGTAACCGGCCAGGAAAATGGATCATCGCCGCTCTGGAAAGACTGCTGTTCCTTAGCGGTCACCTTGCAGCGCGGCAAATGACGGGCGATATAGATCTCGCCCTCATCACCCAGGTCCACGCCCAAAACCAGCGCTCGGTAGTAGCGGGGGGAGGGGCGCGTCGGCTTGTCGATGACGACTTCACCAGACCGTGAAGCCCTGATGGCATCCATGGAGACCCCAGTGTAGAGACCGATGGTCCTGAGGTTGGTTTCCTGGGCGGTCACCTGGAGCTGAGTGGAATCGGAAACGATGTCCGATCGCGTCGGCTCGACCGAACCCCAGGAAGTGACATCCGAAGTCTCGGTCTCCG
This DNA window, taken from Nocardiopsis exhalans, encodes the following:
- a CDS encoding Ig-like domain-containing protein, coding for MPTQQCSAALRYSDDSTEDVTEDAVWASSDEDVAEVNASGLVVAVGAGECQITATHSGLSGSAEVTVSETSPESEALSVSPSEIALTLGGEN